From Pseudoalteromonas viridis, one genomic window encodes:
- a CDS encoding exonuclease SbcCD subunit D C-terminal domain-containing protein, which produces MKVLHTSDWHLGQQFYEHSRHAEHQFFLDWLCNTLTSHQIDVLIVSGDIYHSATPSAMAEQQLYAFIRRAKTDNPNLHIVITAGNHDSANRIETAKPLLSQFDTHVVGRFDKHTPQDVVKTLSTANGTLQVVAMPFLRSADLEAQADDPQAYQRGVARAYQAAYQTLDAQLPVLAMGHLHAKGGSISGDSERNITIGGFDAITADVFGERPDYVALGHLHKAQKVAGSEAIRYCGTPLPMSFSERNYRHQVLLVEFTNNALSSVKPLDVPRLKQVILLPERGGATLDELMALLSELDLSQYQDTATPYLRLRLNASETDSQFRHKIEQALTDKPVHFCGIERVSNTQQATDEPHFEDLGQVEKLEPVSLLELAYRAQIDSEQAVPQALQDCLMQVLASVQEQEA; this is translated from the coding sequence ATGAAGGTTTTACACACATCCGACTGGCATCTGGGTCAACAGTTTTACGAGCACAGCCGTCATGCTGAGCATCAGTTTTTTCTCGACTGGCTGTGCAACACACTCACTTCTCATCAAATCGATGTACTGATTGTCAGTGGCGACATTTATCACAGTGCCACGCCCTCAGCCATGGCGGAGCAGCAGCTCTATGCCTTTATCCGGCGCGCGAAAACCGACAACCCCAATCTGCATATTGTGATCACGGCTGGTAATCACGACTCAGCAAACCGAATAGAAACGGCTAAACCTTTGCTCAGCCAGTTTGATACCCATGTTGTGGGTCGCTTTGATAAGCACACTCCTCAGGATGTGGTGAAAACCCTGAGCACTGCCAATGGCACTTTGCAGGTTGTCGCTATGCCATTTTTACGTAGCGCCGACTTGGAAGCTCAGGCTGACGACCCGCAGGCCTATCAGCGCGGTGTTGCACGCGCTTATCAGGCTGCTTACCAAACGTTAGACGCGCAACTTCCGGTTCTGGCTATGGGCCACTTACATGCGAAAGGCGGTAGTATTTCCGGCGATTCAGAGCGCAATATCACCATTGGCGGGTTTGATGCCATTACGGCGGATGTGTTTGGTGAACGGCCCGACTATGTTGCGCTTGGGCATTTGCATAAGGCGCAAAAAGTCGCTGGCAGCGAGGCCATTCGCTATTGCGGCACACCTTTGCCTATGTCGTTTTCAGAGCGTAACTATCGCCATCAGGTATTGCTGGTGGAATTTACCAACAACGCGCTGAGTAGTGTAAAGCCCCTTGACGTTCCCCGCCTCAAGCAAGTTATTTTACTTCCCGAGCGCGGTGGTGCGACTTTGGATGAGTTAATGGCTTTACTCAGTGAACTCGATTTGTCGCAATACCAGGACACTGCAACGCCCTATCTGAGGCTGCGGCTCAATGCCAGTGAAACGGATAGTCAGTTTCGTCACAAGATTGAGCAGGCGCTGACAGACAAACCGGTGCACTTTTGTGGCATTGAGCGTGTCAGCAATACACAACAAGCCACTGACGAGCCGCATTTTGAAGACCTGGGCCAGGTCGAAAAGCTAGAGCCGGTGAGTTTACTGGAGCTGGCATACCGGGCACAAATAGACAGTGAGCAGGCCGTGCCACAAGCCTTACAGGATTGTCTGATGCAGGTACTGGCGAGTGTACAGGAGCAGGAAGCATGA
- a CDS encoding DUF6702 family protein, protein MKDRLIAALALFWLNTATAHQIKAAMTTVLIDPGSAQLEVMHRFHLHDTEHAAEALFGEDTDLFNNESDRARFTQYVIGTVALKDESGKAIPLTLTSGSIDGQFFWVIQRAPVPAPLNRLQMRHDALRDIWPAQVNMVNFKTHDTVHTLHFNGDDSWLWVNFKN, encoded by the coding sequence ATGAAGGATCGGCTGATTGCCGCACTGGCATTGTTCTGGTTAAACACAGCCACAGCGCACCAGATCAAGGCAGCAATGACAACCGTGCTGATAGACCCAGGCAGTGCGCAACTTGAAGTGATGCACCGGTTTCATCTGCACGACACAGAGCATGCCGCTGAAGCATTGTTTGGTGAAGACACCGACCTGTTTAACAATGAGTCCGACAGAGCCCGCTTTACGCAGTATGTCATTGGCACAGTGGCACTGAAGGATGAAAGCGGTAAAGCCATCCCGCTGACTTTAACCAGTGGCAGCATCGACGGGCAATTTTTCTGGGTTATCCAGCGTGCGCCTGTGCCCGCCCCACTGAACCGCCTGCAAATGCGCCACGATGCACTCAGAGACATCTGGCCTGCTCAGGTCAACATGGTCAATTTCAAAACCCATGACACGGTTCACACTCTGCACTTTAACGGTGACGACAGCTGGCTGTGGGTGAACTTTAAAAATTAA